The genomic stretch gaggagccacaaggatttactcaaccctcatggcaacaaccgcctccaatggactatcaacaaccatcctgtgatgcatatcaaggcaatggctatggtgagcactcttttgattatcaacaaccaccaccatacgcctatgaaccccctcctcaacataactttggaccaccaaactcacaagccccttgccgccattcacctccatatgaccctaaccttcaaccaccataccaaccaccttatgagccatatgaaccatatatagaaccaccccaattccaacccaattactcacaaaaaccaccacctcaatatttaCCATCTCCATATTCATCAATCTAAGAGCTCTATGATTCTATTTATGAAAGCTGAGTGCGTCAAGAGACAAAGGATCGTCTCGAGGAAACAGTGGATCGATGTCAGGCAACCATGCATCAATTGGGGCAAGCAATAATGAGTCAATTAGCTTTCCGGCGCTCAAATATACAAGGATCAGCCACAGCTCCATGTGGACAGTCTAGtgaagagcgtagcatgaaggagataccAGAAACCCCAGTGAACAAGACAGAGAATGAATTCGTACTAGAATAAGTAGAAGAAGctgtcattgttcaagaagaagaagaagtggttgaagaattaggagatgcagaacctccatgggaaagtcaagacATCGAGCATCCTTCCAAGActgttgaaattgatgctgaggaAGGTGTATAACCTCCAATGCATATcacagttgaagacttggaagaggttgatcaagtgatggagattcaagaaggagaagcacaacctcccatgcccttggaaagcaatgaagaggagattgcattggaagaaagctaccaagaggaagaggttaaaattaaagaagcttgcaaagaggtggtaattatcagaaaagagcacaagggagtggagcttgcaatttcattaaaaatacctccccctaagttgccatcatctttcacaacattcaagtgggtaaaattcatatcccttagctttctaattccacttgaatatgggctactggagacggatggtcaacttagagctctttgtgacattaagagtaagaggaagatggccattggtaagaattgtcctgcaaggttcatcatggttggaagctttaagttcaaacgcaaaggttggtataaagctcaactgaatgggtctaggaagctgtttaGTTGCTGCAGCGAGAATTCAAATCACCTTtcacccggctggaaaaatgcagatcgaaacaaaaacgggtgtaaaagtaaagtttgggatcctgaaatctgttctggcatttgtcaccccgggagcctaagaatctgtttgaagcttcttaagggctttacatgcttagtttgggaccccggaggctactggaaatacaaacattggtggggattcctggatcagtacaagcataagccaccatagcaggaatctcatcaaatgtccaacttaaggactataaccaaaagtgctaggtgggagacaacccaccatggtatgatcgttcatttttcatttttatttagttttatttgcttttgagttttattttattctattatattgaacctggagttttgcatcacattcatattaacactgcattctgcattttagttccaaaaaaaaaatttgctacgcgacgcgaccgcattaacgacgcgtccgcatcgcaaggggagaagagaaaaataaaaacgaacagagagtcacgctggagcgtggctggaggcgtgccaatggcacaaatcaacccacgcgaccgcgtcgctgacgcgtccgcgtcgcatgggaataatggcctcccatgcgaccgcgtgacccacgcggccgcgtgaccatGATTTCGACATCAAAGTGGTGCACACCCGAAagttgtgcgagagtggtgctggattggtgctgaacgCATAATCCttcccacgcggccgcgtgacccacgcgaccgTGCCATATTCCTTtaaagcccactcacgcgatcgcatgccccatgcgatcgcatcacttaaaatttggcactaataagattttgaacagagagttgtgcgagcgcgaggctgcactcgcgccactagcacaaattgagtcacgcgatcgcatgacccacacgtccgcgtcgcttgaccttattgcgcaccacgctgccgcgtcacccacgcgaccgcgtcgccagcgtcgcacaccttaaccttatatgccaaaatattttatcttttcttccccaatactaatttttcctcccccctttcttatttacttcctcttcccttctttcccttctcattcttcttatctttcatttaattcatttgcatactttcattcattgcattattttcattggtgttagaaatttatttgggtaatTATTTACCATATCTTGCTTATAGATTATTAaaggaattgtttgacaattatattaatttttaaagggttgcttgcatgttcaatttaatactttcaaatagcttatttaccatgcatgctatgtgtttgtgaaaacgtccgtatggcattgtgcactatttttaaagatttcttttaatcttctactataaatgcttgcttttcataaaaccctttttatattttattaattaaatataattgtcattacaaacgttattgttagtttcttatGACTAACAATATAttaaagcttttgatgcttgatctatgctactcatgcccttgccggcatgctaataaacatcttgcatccaatactccccatgccttgctatatttccattgatgaactgatcacatggaatcgcgaccatgtctTCCATTCACTATTTTCCTTACTTGGCATGCTATTCACTCGTACTGCCCTCTTCTTTGCTCTACACCTTTGACTTCATATCCCTtcctcttctccctttttcaggctggccactAGAACAGGTAAGGAGAAAGCTTCTACAACGAGCAACAGCTGAGGAATCACAACACCTGCCCACCTGTActtctcagcatgcaccgaggacggtgcaatctttaagtgtggggaggtcaataccgatctccacgggttagttagccccttctcaacaccaatttttgtttttcattgttgcatttgcatgcttgtttctttttgtgcatattttaccacttggttaaagtaatattttctttttcaagaaatttttttcactaatttgaataaaattttttgaaaaatttgtatgaaagaaatattattttggaacatggtttaaagctcgaacacacaaaaccagtgagattttgagcctatttgattggttgcattttattaaccaatattttatttttggtatgtgtttttctctctaaaattctgatctttgtcttgcttaattctatatttctattatttgatgtatgcatgcacttacatgattgaggctttgtttcactgagcttacatacccatatggccttacctttcattatcccttgcaaaccaatgttgagcctattttacccctttattctttactttagcacatcattaactctaagcgaaaaacaataatgtccttaatttgaatccttggttagcttagattagtgagaatgcttatgaattaagtgtggaaAAAAGTGGGTTTGAAAAcatctggtttgagaattgagtatgttagaaatttctgaaagaaatgtttaggacatgttcatgcattcaataaattaatcatatgcattgaaaaaaaaaagaaagaaagagcaaaataagtgaaaggggacaaaatgtcccaaagtaaatggtgaaagcaatgcatatgagttatacttgaaattaaaatgcatgaatatgtggaaaacatggttaatggatggttagatgttgtattatgattacgtggattgtttaagttaggtgggaaattttaagttaattaaggattcagattttagtctacttggccaaatacaatcctaccttgaccctaaccccattacaacccttaaaagacctcttgatatgtgtatttatgcattaaatttatgttgattgttagatgaagagcaagccttagaaagcaaggttagtagagaattgagagaatcgaacctaaaacacttgagtgattagagtgatatacactactaagtgagggttcgatgctcgattctttgttcccggctttcatgagctattttcttctacaagtctatttgtacttcatttttatgatttgaattagtgaaatccagttcatatttattcttggggATTTATTTGCTTTTAACTAAGTaagtagaaacatttttcatttagttgcattcataggttgcatctcatacattctatcattcctcttcatctttatagtttctcttaaGTTTAGCATGAGgccatgctaatgtttaagtgtggggaggttgataaacccatatttcatggtttatcttgtgctcaattgagtggtttttatctactctttatccacttattcatactatttgcatgttttacattttccttcctaattatgtgctttgattgaaaacatgtttctttggacttatacttgctaatattaatcctctcttattaccattagatgccttgatatgtgtgttaagtgttttcagagattataggacaggaatgacttagaggatggaaaggaagcatgcaaaagtagaaggaatacaataagttggagaaactgctaagctgtccagcctgacctcttcgcactcaaacggctataactttagctacagaggtccaaacgacgcggttccagttgcgttggaaagctaacgttcagggcttcgatttgatacaTAATTTGTCATAGCTGCCCCGAtgccaggcgacgcgaacgcatgacctggcaggaacgcaacccgcgcggccgcgtcacttttccgcgacctatacggaccagaaagcgctgaaagtgatttctgggctgtttctgacccagttttcggcccagagaacacagattagaggctataaagtgggggaatgcatccattcatgaggAGGCTCtaataattcacttttcatgatttagatctagttttgagagaggttctctcctctctctcttagaattaggatttaggacttctcttagttttaggagtgactctcaatcacaggttctttgtttttatttatcccaatttaatttatgaacttttccatgttacagattactcttttaaattaatgttatttgaggtatttcagtttaatattgctttcttttatttacatgattattgccTCCCATCTAaaagcatttttattccagcagctttaatttcctttcctttttgtcttggttaagaaatcagtaactcaggagttatcttagctcaacataattgataattgttatctttgctaattgaactgaacttcaataatcccaacctttttttaggaaataaataggattcgaaggccaattaattagtcccttgactttcctttgctttagcaaaggtcgactaagtggaattaagattcaactttcattattattgataagaataactaagtctggattTTCAATTTCTCGTACCTTGCCAAAGATTTgttttacagtatttatttattttaattgtcatttaaattatttgccatatttattcttcattttcaaaaccccaattttatctttttcatagccaataataagaacatatctccctgcaattccttaagaagacgacccgaggtttaatactcggttatcaattttaaaggggtttgttacttgtgacaaccaaaactttgtACGAAgagatttctgtcggtttagagactatatctacaacgcgactatttttatgaaattctttattggcaaaaatcctaacgtcaccCTTCCCCGCCGCCGTCCCCCTCCCCCCTTTCCCCTTCCCCCTACCCCGAACTCGCGTcccctttattttctttctcttcttctccggCTTCTTCCACTTCCCCTCCTCCCTCTCTTCGCTGCCGACGCCGTCCTCCCTCCTCCTTCCCCCTTTCCCTTCCCTCCCCCTTCGAATacccttttctctctctctctccacgcgttttcttttgtttttttattttataattttttataggggtagtttaggaataaattaaaaaattttattagaaatgacgattttaaatttaaatacgactttaaggatgattttaaatcaaaatatataccaGGAACGGTTTCGATTTCGACCCTCAACGTGAGGGACCAAAACAATATTTATCTctaaaattaactactaaaatTATTATGTAGTATGGTTAAAATTTGTTAAAGGATAAAACAttaaatctaatttatttttttataaaataaaaaaaaacataaattcataatttctaaataaatataaaaaattatattatttgagtTATAAGTCATTTCCACCTTAAATCTAATCCTTATCGAGTACTATTTTGATTCTTTAATCGAAAGATTTATAACCACTTATGTTACTAACGAAGTAACGATCCTTTCTCTATgtattattagtttattaccCTCATTACTCttgaaaatttaaaagtgaaaaaagaaaagctACTTTAAGAAAGCACCCCTTTAATAATTTAACAGGCCACCATATCTGACTGAAATCAAAGTCTTACCCCACATAAACATGACATTCGTCCCTTTCTCTTCCCACCACACATTCTCCCACTCCCCACCCAAACAAAAACTACTACACACACTCACTCTCACCCTCCCTCCTCTCACTACCAATGGCAGATTCCACAACAACCCCCACATGGCACCAACTCTTGGGAAGCAACAACTGGGAGAATCTCCTTGACCCCCTCCACCCTAACCTCCTCAACCTAATCCTCCGCTGCGGCGACTTCATCCAAGCCACCTATGACGCCTTCAACAACGACAAAAACTCCCCCTACTGCGGCTCCAGCCGTTACGGGAAGCCCTCTTTCTTCAAGAAAGTCATGTTTGATGATCTCGAAAGTTACACTGTCGCGTGCTTTCTGTACGGCACCGCGCGCGTGTCCGTCCCCGAAGCGCTTCTTCTGCACTCCCTTTCACGTGAGGCGTGGGACCGCGAGTCCAACTGGATCGGGTACATAGCTGTGACGACTGATGAGGCCAGCAAGAAGTTGAACCGGCGTGAGATCTATGTTGTGTGGCGCGGCACCACCCGGGACTTTGAGTGGATTGATGTGTTTGGAGCTGCTCCTGAATCTGCAACCGGCTTGTTGAATGCTAAGAGTTTAAggtatttattatatttttgcaTATATGATATGtaaagaataatattattttacacTAAACACAgtagtattatttttatattagccttattattttcaaactcgctcattttttatttatcatatattcttttttgtttttaaatgtAAAAAATGTGGATACCAATTTTAATATGTAAATAACACAAACGCACATATCATACTATTAATGGCTTATTTAGTATATATCCTTTGATTTAGGTGTCgtattctaaataaaaaaaattgttgaatagattaaattctacaaaaaaaaatttaaaatttgacataAAAGTTAGatattgacaaatttagattaAAGAGTCTGATAAATACAAAACTGTATTCATcacagttttaattttaataaaaattaaaaatataaaataaaattaatttattattattttttataaaaaataatataaaaatataaaaaataacgttttttttatgaataacggaaataataaattaaaaacaaagtaaactttaattttaaaaattaaattttaaattaattaagtttGTTTATATTTAGTGAACTTGGGATATAAACCATCCTTCACATTGTTTATAGTCTACCTAGCggaattgaaaaatatatatgaaaCATCCCAGTTGCAAGCACATAAATAATTGAActtaactttaatttattttatttaattttattcccaTGTGTATCAATTCGATCAATCTAATCAATAACCGAAGAAAGTCTTGCAAATTAATTAATGCAGAAACTTGGACAAAGCCAAAGACGGAGACAGCAGCAGCAGCGACAGTGACGAAGACGACGACGTCCCCAAAGTAATGAAGGGTTGGCTAACAATCTACACCTCCGAAGATCCAAAATCTCCATTCACAAAACTAAGCGCAAGGACACAAGTCTTAACCAAAGTGAACGCCTTGTTGAAACTCTACAAAGACGAGAACCCAAGCGTGGTCCTGGTAGGGCACAGCCTAGGTGCATCCTTATCCATCGTGAGCGCTTTCGACCTCGTTGAAAACGGCATCACCGACGTCCCCATCGCCGCTTTCGTCTTTGGTTCACCCCAAATTGGGAACAAGGCATTCAACGAGAGAGTGAAGAGTTTCAATAACTTGAAGGTTCTTCACGTGAGAAACGTGATTGACGTAATTCCCCATTACCCAGGGAGGCTGCTAGGGTACGAATATACCGGCGTGGAGCTCGAGATCGATACGCGAAAATCGCCGAATCTGAAGGACTCGAAGAACCCTAGCGACTGGCATAACCTGCAGGCAATGCTGCATGTGGTGGCGGGGTGGAATGGGAAGCATGGTGAGTTTAAGTTGCGAGTGAAGAGAAGCTTGGCTCTTGTGAACAAGTCTTGTGAGTTCTTGAAGGATGAGTACCGCGTGCCTGGGTTATGGTGGGTTGAGAAAAATAAAGGGATGGTGAAAAGGGACGATGGTGAGTGGGTCTTGGATGCCCCAGAAGAGGAGGACATACCTGTGCCTGAAGATTATGATTGAATGCGAAAAacaaagagataaaaaaaaacttaagtGTCTATACTAA from Arachis stenosperma cultivar V10309 chromosome 9, arast.V10309.gnm1.PFL2, whole genome shotgun sequence encodes the following:
- the LOC130951887 gene encoding phospholipase A1-IIdelta-like; this translates as MADSTTTPTWHQLLGSNNWENLLDPLHPNLLNLILRCGDFIQATYDAFNNDKNSPYCGSSRYGKPSFFKKVMFDDLESYTVACFLYGTARVSVPEALLLHSLSREAWDRESNWIGYIAVTTDEASKKLNRREIYVVWRGTTRDFEWIDVFGAAPESATGLLNAKSLRNLDKAKDGDSSSSDSDEDDDVPKVMKGWLTIYTSEDPKSPFTKLSARTQVLTKVNALLKLYKDENPSVVLVGHSLGASLSIVSAFDLVENGITDVPIAAFVFGSPQIGNKAFNERVKSFNNLKVLHVRNVIDVIPHYPGRLLGYEYTGVELEIDTRKSPNLKDSKNPSDWHNLQAMLHVVAGWNGKHGEFKLRVKRSLALVNKSCEFLKDEYRVPGLWWVEKNKGMVKRDDGEWVLDAPEEEDIPVPEDYD